Proteins from one Thermococcus sp. genomic window:
- a CDS encoding 3-methyl-2-oxobutanoate dehydrogenase subunit delta: MGLENTLFGEKKTEARKLVFTSVEQYPEAPISLETTLSNFTGDWRTFMPVINEEKCVKCYICWKFCPEPAIYIKPDGYVAVDYDYCKGCGICANECPTNAITMEKEEK, translated from the coding sequence ATGGGATTGGAGAACACCCTGTTTGGGGAGAAAAAGACCGAGGCGAGGAAGCTGGTGTTCACCTCGGTCGAGCAGTATCCCGAGGCCCCCATAAGTCTCGAAACAACGTTAAGCAACTTCACCGGGGACTGGAGAACTTTCATGCCGGTCATCAACGAGGAGAAGTGCGTCAAGTGCTACATCTGCTGGAAGTTCTGTCCGGAGCCTGCAATCTACATCAAGCCCGACGGTTACGTGGCTGTGGACTACGACTACTGTAAGGGTTGCGGAATCTGCGCCAACGAGTGCCCGACAAACGCGATAACGATGGAAAAGGAGGAGAAGTGA